The Deinococcus malanensis genomic sequence GTCGTAACTCTCGATGCCCAGGAGAAAGCGGATCACACCCGCTTTGCGGTAGAGGGGAAGCAGGTCTGCATCCCGGACAATATCGCCCGCCCGGGTGGAACCCACGAGCGTGACTGGCACGTCCTCGGCGATCAGGGCTTCCAGGAAAGCCTTCCAGGCTGCTCTGTTGCCGGTGGGAAGTTCGTCCGCGAAGTTGAACATCTGGACGCCGTGGTCCCGGTGGAGCCGGGCGATCTCTGCGGCGAAGAGCACGGGGTCGCGGTGCCGGCGCTGCGTCCAGAAGCCGCGCTGGCCGCAGTACGAGCACGGGTAGGGGCAGCCGCGTGAGAACTGCACCACGACGGCCCGCTGCTCGCCCCAGTAGGAGTAGTCGGCGTGATTGATCAGCTCCCATCCTACCCGGTACTCGTCAAGGTCGAGAATCATGGACGCGGCCGAGGTGGCGTGGGGCTGGCCGGCCCGGCGAACAGCCAGCCCAGGCACGTCGTTCAGGTCCGCACCCGTGGCCAGGGCCTGCACCAGCGTGGTGACAGTGCGCTCGCCCTCGCCCCGCACCACGATGTCCACCTCGGGGTGCCGCTCCAGGATGTCGTGCCAGTGGTAGGTCGGGAAGACGCCGCCGTACACGAAGGGCACGCCCGGGAGCACGGGCCGCAGAACCTCAAGGATCTGCACCACGACTGGATGGGCGGACGTGGATCCCGCGTGGCCCACGAGGAGGACATCCGGAGCACAGCGCAGCACCCGGTGGCGGATCTCCTCCACACTGAGGTTGTGCAGGTCCGCGTCGAGCAGCTCCACCGTGAAGCCCGCGTCCAGCAGCGGTCCGCCGACACTCAGGAGGCCCAGCGGGGGCAGCTGCTCGGCGGGGACCCGGCTGCCGATCGAACCATGCGGAGGATTGAGCAGCAGGACGCGCAGGGACATGGCCGGAGTGTAGGGGGCTGCGGCTGTTCAGGCGTCCAACTTTGGGTGGTTCGAAGAACGTGCTGGCCTTGCACGGTCATGCCGCAGGTTGGGCGCCCCTGATGACATGCACGCGCCTGCGGACAGCACGAAAGTAGCGCCCCGAGCCTGCGGGGCGCTTCTTTGATGATGCTGAGGACAGGGCTCGAACCTGCGTCCAGCCGGATCCAGAGCCGGCCGCTCTCCCACTGAGCTACCCCAGGACAATGAAACCTCAGGCAGGGCTCGAACCTGCGTCCAGCCGGATGGAGAGCCGGCCGCTCTACCGCTGAGCTACCACGATTTCACTCGCATTCTTCCGAACCCCCTCAGCGGCGTCAATGAGCCGTTTGGCGCAGTGGTTTGCCACTGAATACGCCAGCCTGCCTGAGCAGCTTGGCCAGGGCCGGGCTGCCCACACTCACCCCATGGACAAGTTCCGGCGTCGGACGGAACGGCGCCACCCTCGCACGGTCCCGCGGGGCCACCCACCCGCTTTTCTGCGGGTCCAGGCCGGCCTCCTGGCAAGCTTCGGTCACACTGGCGCGGGTGCACACCGTGTCACCCAGCAGCACCTCCCACGGCAGAGGCAACCTGGACCACACCGCGGTGTTCGGATCGAGATCTCCCCCAGCAGACTGGTGCCACCACGCGACGTCGCCCGCCATCAGCCGCAACGCCTTTCCTGGGCACACGGCGTCCAGAACCTCGTCCGCGTCCAGGGCGTACAGGGCGGCCATCCAGCCGTCGCGCGCTTTATTCCACGCTCCGGCCAGCAGGTTCCAGGTGGTGCTGTCGTTGCCACGACGAACGACCATCGTTTCGCGGTTGATGTTCGACACCGCCCACACCTCCTGCATCAGAGCCGCGGTGCGTTCCAGAACGGCGTAGAACCGGCCGAGCAGTTCGCCCTGCTGGGATTCGGTGAGGTGAGCCAATACTTCCGCGTCCGGGTACACCTTCGCGATCGCCCACCAGTGGGTGGACGTCGACTGGCGGCACTGTCTGAACAGCAGGTCGGCGATCTCATCGTACGCGCGGGCCTGCCCGGCGATGGTGAACTCACTGCGGACGTGGCAGCGGGCAGTGTAGTACGCGATGAAGGCGGCTGTCCGGGCGTCGCGCGCGAAGTCCTCGAACGGCAGTTCGGAAGCGAGGCGGGACTTGCTGATGAGGGTCAGCGCCCGCTTCTCCAGTTCCCGCACGACTTTCTGCCGCTTGCGTTCGAGCCTCCCGGCCAGCCGGAAGCGTTTGTTGTACTGACGTTTGCTCAGTTCAAGGCCAGCCTGCTGGCGGGCTTCCCGGTTGAGGCGGTCACGCAGGAAATCGCTCTCCCCGACGCGTTTGCCGATTTCAGCTTCCGCCTGCTCGAGGTACTGCCCGATGTGCGTGTCGCTGACCGTGTGCGGGTCGGGGAGGGGGGCGCTGAACAGGGCGCCGGCCACGCTCAGCTGGCGTGCCATGCCTTCAGGGCGGTGGAAGTCTTCTGTCATGCTGCTCCACCCGAATGGATTGGCCCATTTGGAGAGCGTACGGGCCTGGAACAGGCGGCGGCGTTCAGGGTCGGTGATCAGGTCGCCGAGGAGGTGCTCGATCGGGCGCAGGAGGTCTTCTGGACGCATCCGGCGATCGAGTGAGGTGTGCAGGTCCTTGAGCAGGTCAGCAGTCATGGTTGTCCTCTCCCGCAGGTGCGGTCCAATCAGTGTACGGAGGGGCGCAGCCGGAATGAACGGCACTCTGGCGGAGGCGATCCAGGCTGTTTGGCGCATCGCAGACGTAAAGCTGGTCTGGGCTCCAGCGGGCACATGCTGCGGACTGGCCGTGTCACACGTCCGGACCGGCGTGATCGCTACTCTGCCTTGTACCTCGAAGGGCGTCATGACGCTGGCGTGGCAACCCGGCCAGTCCGGTCAGCAGTAAACCCGCCACTCCCCACGCGGTGGGATTCGGGAAGTTGAGGGTGGTGTCCACGCACGGGCCATCCCTCAGGCGCTTGAGGCACTGTCTGACGTGGAGCACCGCGGGACTGGCCTGCACGGAGATGCGGTCCTGAGGGCTGCGCCTGAGCAGCGCGTTGTGCTTCTCCTGCGCCAGGGCCAACACGGGCCAACCCGCTCCCAGGGTGACCACCAGCGCGGCCACGCTGACCCGCCACATTCGCCCTGCCTGTGCTCCCCACGACCGCGCGCCCCAAAGCAGCGCCGTATTCATCGCCAGGACCGAGAGGACCAGGGGGTACCCCAGATGGGGGCCGGTGAGGGGGTACCCCTGGTGCCAGTACCGCAGGCCCCGCAGGTCGTAGCGCACCTGATCTGCGTTGGCGTAAGGAAAGGCGTCCATTTCGCTGACACTGTGTCCCGCCAGTGCGGTGTCCACGAAGCAGACGCCGTACAGCACTGGGGCGGCCAGCAGGCACAGTACCGCCCAGGCAAGCAGCGGGCCAGAAGGAGACATGGGTGCCAGCGTAATGAATGTCGTGTCGTCCGCGCATCTCTCGAAAGTCTGAGAGTGAAGGGTGGTCCAGAGGCTTGTGTCCGGCCGGTCAACCGCGAATGAGGTCGTGTCCCAATTGAAAATTCATACATCTGCTTTTGAGGTATGCTGGTGTTATGAACACGCGTGAGCGCCTGCGGATGCTGATCCTGGCGGTCCTGGAACGCCAGCCCGAACACGGCTACGCCATTGCCCAGGCCATCAAGGCGCGCTCCGAAGGTCTGCTCACCGCCCGCGAAGGCAGCCTCTACCCGGCCCTTCACGCCCTGGAAGCCGAAGGCCTGGTCGAAAGCGAAGAGCACGATGTGGGTGGTCGGGTGCGCCGGGAATACCGCCTCACCGAGAAAGGCCGGGGCGCGCTCACCCGGGCACGCGGTGACTGGAACAGGCAGGTGCGTGCGGTGGGTGCCGTCCTCGGAGGACAGGGGTGAACGCGCAACAGTGGCTGGAGCAGGCCACCCGTGACCTGCCTGCTGGAGTCACCGCCCGTGTCTCACGCGAGACGCTGTCACACCTTTACGAAGCCGACCTGCCGGACGGTGGGGACGTGCTGGCCGTCCTGGGCGATCCCGAACCCACCAACGACGAACTGCGGCGTGTGTATCTGACGGTCAAAGAGCTCGAGGAGCTGGCGACGAGCGGCCCCCTCCGGACAGGCCTGAACCTCACGGAGTGGATGGCGGGGCTGGTCTACCCGCGGTGTTGATGAACGAGGCCATGCGCTCCGGCGCACTCCCATCGGGGCTGGGTGCTGCGGTCCTGCTGGTGGGCGTAGCGCTGACCTGGGATTTCCATCCGGTGCGGCGACGGCAGTGGCGGGTGATGCTCATGGTGTACGTCGCGGGATGGCTGGAATGGCTGCCCCGGGTCTGGAGTTACACCGGGTGGCCGATGACCTACGCCCCGCTCTTCGCTGCCCTGGTCATCGCTCGCTTACTCGACCTTCCGCCTTCTGCGGCGTGACACCCAGGTGCGCCGGACGCTCCAGGTCGAGGAGGGTCGCGTATGACACTGGACCGCTGGCTCGAGGCGGCCACCGCTGGCCTTCCTCCTGAAGTTGCCCACCGTGTCCGGGCCGAGTACACCGCCCATCTGGCCGCCGCGCAGGAGGCTAGAGTGCCTGAAGCGGAGGCGGTGGCCGACCTGGGCGATCCGGAGCGTGTACGCCGGGCACTGGGGCGGACGTATCTGGGCGAGACGCGGTTGCAGACACCGCGAGACCCGCCAGGGCGGCCACTGCTCACGGCGATGGCCTGGGGAATGCCGCCGGTGTTCGGGCTGACGGTGGCCTCGATCTACGTGGACACCGTTCCTTTTCCCTGGTGGCGACTCGCTGCGCCCGCGTTGGTGTTCCTGCTCACCGCGGGCGTCTGGTGGCTGACCCACCGCCTGAGTGCCGAACGGCGGAACCTCTGGTGCGGCCTCTGGGGAGGAATAGGGATCCAA encodes the following:
- a CDS encoding HAAS signaling domain-containing protein — translated: MTLDRWLEAATAGLPPEVAHRVRAEYTAHLAAAQEARVPEAEAVADLGDPERVRRALGRTYLGETRLQTPRDPPGRPLLTAMAWGMPPVFGLTVASIYVDTVPFPWWRLAAPALVFLLTAGVWWLTHRLSAERRNLWCGLWGGIGIQGMLWGQWVLQVWHGEEFVWPWFLPVFGLFVLGFLLWTAVEDVRLRHTLALEDGARDPGAPAE
- a CDS encoding helix-turn-helix transcriptional regulator produces the protein MNTRERLRMLILAVLERQPEHGYAIAQAIKARSEGLLTAREGSLYPALHALEAEGLVESEEHDVGGRVRREYRLTEKGRGALTRARGDWNRQVRAVGAVLGGQG
- the bchE gene encoding magnesium-protoporphyrin IX monomethyl ester anaerobic oxidative cyclase: MSLRVLLLNPPHGSIGSRVPAEQLPPLGLLSVGGPLLDAGFTVELLDADLHNLSVEEIRHRVLRCAPDVLLVGHAGSTSAHPVVVQILEVLRPVLPGVPFVYGGVFPTYHWHDILERHPEVDIVVRGEGERTVTTLVQALATGADLNDVPGLAVRRAGQPHATSAASMILDLDEYRVGWELINHADYSYWGEQRAVVVQFSRGCPYPCSYCGQRGFWTQRRHRDPVLFAAEIARLHRDHGVQMFNFADELPTGNRAAWKAFLEALIAEDVPVTLVGSTRAGDIVRDADLLPLYRKAGVIRFLLGIESYDQGTLASIRKGATTKDDREAIRLMREHGMISMATYVVGFEEERDLDYWRSFQQLLLYDPDQIQLLYITPHRWTPFFDTVAHRRVIQTDVTKWDYKHQVLASRHVPPWRVLLWFKLMELGVQLRLRMLWRSLTHRDAAYRHAMRWYYSVGRRVWMHEVAEFLRSFGRLREGMTVREFWGESLSAHEEALARVPRRREPLLRAAD